In Bacillota bacterium, the following proteins share a genomic window:
- the trpB gene encoding tryptophan synthase subunit beta, whose translation MRKLSQPDEGGHFGPFGGRYVPETVMAACLDLERAYRTYRDDPEFLDELRYYRRHYIGRPVPLYFAARLTAQVGGAKIYLKREDLNHTGAHKINNAMGQALLARRMGKRRIIAETGAGQHGVATATVCALFGLQCEVHMGQVDVARQELNVFRMRLLGARVIPTASGSRTLKDATNEAIRDWVTNVETTHYIIGSVVGPHPYPMMVRDFQSVIGEETIEQMREAEGRLPDAVVACVGGGSNAMGMFHPLSAHPGVRLIGVEAGGQGLETGKHGATMTGGGEVGVFHGARSYLLQDHFGQVTEAHSISAGLDYPGVGPEHAYFRDQGIAEYTAVTDREALEGMRLLARTEGIIPALEAGHAVFEGVKVAATMAREAILVINISGRGDKDMAEVGKLLGVGM comes from the coding sequence ATGAGGAAGCTGTCGCAGCCGGACGAGGGGGGCCACTTCGGACCCTTCGGCGGGCGGTACGTGCCGGAGACGGTGATGGCCGCCTGCCTCGATTTGGAGCGGGCCTACCGGACCTACCGGGACGACCCCGAGTTCCTGGACGAACTGAGGTACTATCGCCGGCACTACATCGGCCGGCCCGTCCCGCTGTATTTCGCCGCCCGGCTGACCGCCCAGGTCGGGGGGGCCAAGATCTATCTCAAGCGGGAGGACCTCAACCACACGGGGGCCCACAAGATCAACAACGCCATGGGTCAGGCGTTGCTCGCCAGGAGGATGGGCAAGCGGCGGATCATCGCCGAGACCGGGGCCGGCCAGCACGGCGTGGCGACCGCCACCGTCTGCGCCCTCTTCGGCCTGCAATGCGAGGTCCACATGGGCCAGGTGGACGTGGCCAGGCAGGAACTGAACGTCTTTCGGATGAGGCTCCTCGGGGCCCGGGTCATCCCCACGGCCTCGGGCTCCCGGACCCTGAAGGACGCCACCAACGAAGCGATCAGGGACTGGGTGACGAACGTCGAGACCACCCACTACATCATCGGTTCGGTCGTCGGTCCGCACCCCTACCCGATGATGGTCCGCGATTTCCAGTCGGTCATCGGCGAGGAGACCATCGAGCAGATGAGGGAAGCCGAAGGCCGCCTGCCGGACGCCGTCGTGGCCTGCGTCGGCGGAGGTTCCAACGCGATGGGCATGTTCCATCCCCTGTCGGCCCACCCGGGCGTCCGGCTGATCGGGGTCGAGGCCGGAGGTCAGGGGCTGGAAACCGGCAAGCACGGGGCGACCATGACGGGGGGCGGGGAGGTCGGCGTCTTCCACGGCGCCCGGTCGTACCTCCTGCAGGACCACTTCGGCCAGGTGACCGAGGCTCATTCGATCTCGGCCGGCCTTGACTATCCGGGGGTCGGACCGGAGCATGCCTATTTCCGGGATCAGGGGATCGCTGAGTACACGGCGGTGACTGATCGGGAGGCTCTCGAGGGGATGCGCCTCTTGGCCAGGACGGAGGGGATCATCCCGGCCCTGGAGGCCGGCCACGCCGTGTTCGAAGGGGTCAAAGTGGCGGCGACCATGGCCAGGGAGGCCATCCTGGTCATCAACATCTCCGGCCGCGGCGACAAGGACATGGCCGAGGTGGGCAAGCTCTTGGGGGTGGGGATGTGA
- the trpA gene encoding tryptophan synthase subunit alpha has translation MSRIAERFAALRAKGEKALVTYVAAGDPSLPATEALVKGMERAGADLIELGLPFSDPLADGPTIQSGLQRALAAGANTDNVLTMVERLRADGVRVPLLIMTYCNLVLRPGAAEFCARARSAGADGLIVPDVPMEEADTLLPAAQAAGLDLIQFVAPTSPPDRIERLAKPATGFVYCVSLTGLTGARASLSPRFRNVVLEVKKHVDTPVCVGFGVSTPAHVRQVVEVADGVIVGSAIVRLCGQASSVDGLTTEVSRVVADLKAATRRA, from the coding sequence GTGAGCCGGATCGCCGAGCGTTTTGCCGCCCTCAGGGCGAAGGGCGAGAAGGCCCTCGTCACCTACGTCGCCGCCGGCGACCCGAGCCTGCCCGCCACGGAGGCTCTGGTCAAGGGGATGGAGCGGGCCGGCGCCGACCTAATCGAGCTGGGGCTGCCTTTCTCCGACCCGCTGGCCGACGGTCCGACCATCCAATCCGGTCTGCAGCGGGCTCTGGCGGCCGGAGCCAACACCGATAACGTGCTGACGATGGTCGAACGGCTTCGGGCGGACGGCGTGCGGGTGCCGCTGCTGATCATGACCTACTGCAACCTGGTTCTGCGCCCGGGTGCGGCGGAGTTCTGCGCCCGGGCCCGGTCGGCGGGCGCCGATGGACTGATCGTCCCCGACGTGCCGATGGAGGAGGCCGACACGCTCCTGCCGGCCGCCCAGGCCGCCGGGCTCGACCTGATCCAGTTCGTGGCGCCCACCTCGCCGCCCGACCGCATCGAGCGCCTAGCCAAGCCGGCGACCGGCTTCGTTTACTGCGTGTCGCTGACCGGCCTCACCGGCGCCCGAGCCTCCCTATCCCCGCGGTTCAGAAACGTGGTTCTCGAAGTCAAGAAGCACGTCGATACCCCCGTCTGCGTCGGCTTCGGGGTCTCGACCCCGGCCCACGTCAGGCAGGTCGTCGAGGTCGCTGACGGGGTCATCGTCGGTTCGGCCATCGTCCGGTTGTGCGGACAGGCCTCATCCGTCGACGGACTGACAACGGAGGTCTCCAGAGTCGTCGCCGATTTAAAGGCGGCGACCCGCCGCGCATAG
- a CDS encoding zinc ribbon domain-containing protein gives MATYDFICKDCNHSFTVSVPISEKDKVTCPACVNKSLRQDYSGHILVKAGAKSGSGSSASADAGSSCGSSGFG, from the coding sequence TTGGCGACTTACGACTTCATCTGCAAGGACTGTAATCACAGCTTCACGGTGAGCGTGCCGATCAGCGAGAAGGACAAGGTAACCTGCCCGGCGTGCGTCAACAAGAGCCTCCGGCAGGACTACTCCGGGCACATCCTGGTCAAGGCTGGAGCGAAGAGCGGCTCCGGCTCATCGGCGTCCGCCGACGCCGGCTCGTCCTGCGGGTCGAGCGGTTTTGGCTGA
- a CDS encoding DUF302 domain-containing protein — MPESEPGRALDLAAEIRRTEHDLAELRSRLPAHSLKVAMARELDELEDRLGRLRAERAALIRLSEEGEAAMESDKSAVAPMAEMTYQVTSDKPFDEAVEAVKTRTAEKGFRVLHVHDVQATLAEKGFKQGPMKIIEVCNAKYANSVIQADPAISLFMPCKINVYRDEQGRTVLNALRPSTMATFFPGASLGTVPDDVDSIVRSIVDGAR; from the coding sequence ATGCCGGAAAGCGAACCGGGTCGGGCCTTGGACCTCGCGGCTGAGATCCGCCGCACCGAACACGACCTGGCTGAGTTGAGATCGCGTCTACCGGCCCACTCGCTGAAGGTGGCGATGGCCCGGGAGCTCGACGAGCTCGAAGACCGGCTGGGCCGCCTGCGGGCTGAGCGCGCGGCGCTGATCCGATTATCGGAAGAGGGCGAAGCGGCGATGGAAAGTGACAAGTCGGCGGTTGCGCCGATGGCCGAGATGACTTACCAGGTCACCAGCGACAAGCCTTTCGATGAAGCGGTCGAAGCGGTCAAGACCAGGACCGCTGAGAAGGGGTTCCGGGTCCTCCACGTCCACGATGTTCAGGCCACTCTGGCCGAGAAGGGTTTCAAGCAGGGCCCGATGAAGATCATCGAGGTCTGCAACGCCAAGTACGCCAACTCGGTCATCCAGGCCGACCCGGCGATCAGCCTGTTCATGCCCTGCAAGATCAATGTTTACCGGGATGAACAGGGCCGGACGGTGCTCAACGCGCTGAGACCGAGCACCATGGCGACCTTCTTCCCGGGGGCCTCCCTGGGGACCGTCCCGGATGACGTCGACTCGATCGTCCGGAGCATCGTCGACGGGGCCAGGTGA
- a CDS encoding prolipoprotein diacylglyceryl transferase, protein MGPILFTLGPLTFYAWGTLAILGLAAGTTLTILEGCRRGLGFAELLDVCFSTALAGLAGARLLYVIVEWPAFRPDPVRAFIFVEGGLSIYGAFLGGAAGVWLLARRFRRSAWAYADIMAPGIALGLALGRVGCLLRGCCYGRLTDQTWGLATQLAPGLRYPAQAMEAAIDLAILAVLGAPAFRPRARPHPAGPREGLRFLAFLGLYAAGRFIVEFYRDSEVLIGWMTTSQAFSLAVLALVVWLAGRGRVGRRRRVGL, encoded by the coding sequence ATGGGTCCGATCCTCTTCACTCTCGGCCCGCTGACCTTCTACGCCTGGGGCACGCTGGCCATCCTGGGTCTGGCGGCCGGGACCACCCTGACCATCCTCGAGGGGTGCCGGCGCGGCCTGGGTTTCGCTGAGCTCCTTGACGTCTGCTTCTCCACGGCTCTCGCCGGACTGGCCGGCGCGCGGCTACTCTACGTCATCGTCGAGTGGCCGGCGTTCAGACCAGACCCGGTGAGAGCTTTCATTTTTGTCGAGGGGGGCCTGTCAATCTACGGGGCCTTCCTCGGCGGGGCCGCCGGCGTCTGGCTTCTCGCCCGCCGCTTCAGGCGATCGGCCTGGGCCTACGCCGACATCATGGCCCCCGGCATCGCCTTGGGACTGGCCCTCGGCCGGGTCGGGTGTCTCCTGCGCGGCTGCTGCTACGGCCGCCTGACCGATCAGACCTGGGGGCTGGCCACTCAGTTGGCCCCCGGCCTGCGCTACCCGGCCCAGGCCATGGAAGCCGCGATCGACCTGGCCATCCTGGCCGTGCTGGGGGCTCCGGCCTTCCGGCCTCGCGCTCGCCCGCACCCGGCCGGCCCCCGGGAAGGCCTGCGTTTCCTGGCCTTCCTGGGTCTCTACGCCGCCGGCCGGTTCATCGTCGAGTTCTACCGCGACTCGGAGGTCCTGATCGGTTGGATGACCACCTCTCAGGCTTTCAGCCTCGCCGTCCTGGCTCTGGTGGTCTGGCTGGCCGGTAGGGGAAGGGTGGGCCGCCGTCGAAGGGTGGGTCTGTAG
- a CDS encoding helix-turn-helix transcriptional regulator, whose product MSGRPVPGTSRDRGGTNEPAPAAGISPSHLSYVERGQVDPSVDTLRNLARALQLPISLILNPTNTLGEKVRLTRESLGLSQKELANRTGLSPAMITQVESGLVQPSLKTVEKLAGSLGVSPCYLVMERDGVEE is encoded by the coding sequence ATGTCCGGACGTCCGGTCCCAGGAACGTCGCGCGATCGAGGGGGGACGAACGAGCCGGCCCCGGCGGCGGGCATCTCGCCCAGCCACCTCAGCTACGTCGAGCGCGGCCAGGTCGACCCGTCCGTCGACACCCTGCGCAATCTGGCCCGGGCCCTTCAGCTTCCCATCTCGCTGATCCTCAACCCCACCAACACCCTCGGCGAGAAGGTCCGGTTGACCCGCGAGTCACTGGGCCTCTCCCAGAAGGAACTGGCCAACCGGACCGGACTCTCCCCGGCCATGATCACTCAGGTCGAGAGCGGCCTCGTCCAACCCTCCCTGAAGACCGTCGAGAAGCTGGCCGGGTCGCTTGGGGTCTCCCCCTGTTACCTGGTCATGGAAAGGGACGGGGTGGAAGAGTGA
- a CDS encoding 4Fe-4S dicluster domain-containing protein, which produces MMDISKKYGGRAYSVGLYFTDEAAEAFGPERLAKLRQAKAELDPKNVFNPGKLLAGGGNPALLRVAMKAARAGQSLVPLAEKMLSDRPHMKRRLAERLTSAAFACAGCGYCVDVCTQHFGTGWESGSPRGKFAFLRQYLRGRAQLDQGMVYNFLMCTTCKKCDPVCMVHLPVQEMWDEFRPVLIQDMEFATFPAFEMMSASLKLDLNIWAARRSERDAWVPAEVRPYIKEKAPVAYWAGCTASFIESDIAENAVRILKDGGVEFTYLGKDEACCGIPMAMAGLQDQFEGVVRHNLPRCRSAGLRRSSSPARVAGSVGPTSIPRSPRNSASTTSSRSATSPKSPPT; this is translated from the coding sequence ATGATGGACATCTCGAAAAAGTACGGCGGTCGGGCCTACTCGGTCGGCCTCTACTTCACCGACGAGGCCGCCGAGGCCTTCGGACCCGAGCGGTTGGCCAAGCTCCGTCAAGCCAAGGCTGAGCTGGACCCGAAGAACGTCTTCAACCCCGGCAAGCTCCTCGCCGGGGGCGGCAACCCGGCCCTCCTGCGGGTGGCGATGAAGGCCGCCCGGGCCGGCCAGTCGCTGGTCCCCCTGGCCGAGAAGATGCTCTCCGACCGCCCGCACATGAAGCGCCGCCTGGCCGAGCGGCTGACCAGCGCCGCCTTCGCCTGCGCCGGCTGCGGCTACTGCGTCGACGTCTGCACCCAGCACTTCGGGACCGGCTGGGAGAGCGGCTCGCCGCGCGGCAAGTTCGCCTTCCTTCGCCAGTACCTTCGCGGCAGGGCCCAACTGGACCAGGGGATGGTCTACAATTTCCTGATGTGCACGACCTGCAAGAAGTGCGACCCGGTGTGCATGGTCCACCTGCCCGTCCAGGAAATGTGGGACGAATTCCGCCCGGTCCTCATCCAGGACATGGAGTTCGCCACCTTCCCCGCCTTCGAGATGATGAGCGCCAGCCTGAAGCTGGATCTGAACATCTGGGCCGCCCGTCGCTCGGAGCGCGATGCCTGGGTCCCGGCCGAGGTCCGGCCCTATATCAAGGAGAAGGCCCCGGTGGCCTACTGGGCCGGCTGCACGGCTTCCTTCATCGAATCGGACATCGCCGAGAACGCCGTCCGCATCCTCAAGGACGGCGGAGTCGAGTTCACCTACCTCGGGAAAGACGAAGCCTGCTGTGGCATCCCGATGGCCATGGCCGGCCTGCAGGACCAGTTCGAGGGGGTCGTCAGGCACAACCTACCGAGATGCAGAAGCGCGGGGTTGAGGAGGTCATCATCTCCTGCCCGGGTTGCTGGGTCGGTTGGACCCACTTCTATCCCAAGGTCGCCCAGAAACTCGGCCTCGACTACAAGTTCAAGGTCCGCCACATCACCGAAGTCACCGCCGACCTGA
- a CDS encoding heterodisulfide reductase-related iron-sulfur binding cluster, translated as MDPLLSQGRPETRPRLQVQGPPHHRSHRRPDHFVETPENRENGKCCGSVLTRISDFAVSDRIVADRLDEALGVGAEAICATCPCCEFQLRVGGQSTGRNLPVVDFSALVAEALGYEVKDSTEDARYMWGVFKKAIEIMTSDGIVEMMGDMMPEIMKAMPGAMQGMMNGISAMPKGIRNPTLGAMEKMIPLLMPILFPGMMPSAPGPEDGRLPQGGERGRLR; from the coding sequence TTGGACCCACTTCTATCCCAAGGTCGCCCAGAAACTCGGCCTCGACTACAAGTTCAAGGTCCGCCACATCACCGAAGTCACCGCCGACCTGATCACTTCGTCGAGACCCCCGAGAACCGCGAGAACGGTAAGTGCTGCGGCAGCGTGTTGACGCGGATCAGCGACTTCGCCGTCTCCGACAGGATCGTCGCCGACCGGCTGGACGAGGCCCTCGGCGTCGGCGCCGAGGCCATCTGCGCCACCTGCCCGTGCTGCGAGTTCCAGCTCCGCGTGGGCGGCCAATCCACCGGCCGGAACCTTCCCGTGGTCGACTTCTCGGCCCTCGTCGCTGAGGCCCTCGGCTACGAGGTCAAGGACAGCACCGAGGACGCCCGTTACATGTGGGGCGTCTTCAAGAAGGCCATCGAGATCATGACCTCCGACGGCATCGTCGAGATGATGGGGGACATGATGCCCGAGATCATGAAGGCCATGCCCGGGGCGATGCAGGGGATGATGAACGGGATTTCGGCCATGCCCAAGGGGATCAGGAACCCGACCCTCGGGGCGATGGAGAAGATGATCCCGCTGCTGATGCCGATCCTCTTCCCGGGGATGATGCCGTCCGCGCCTGGCCCCGAAGATGGTCGGCTTCCTCAAGGGGGAGAACGTGGCCGACTGAGATGA
- a CDS encoding HD domain-containing protein, with amino-acid sequence MRELRDPIHGFIALESREENNIVDSKVFQRLRRIKQLAMASLVYPGALHTRFEHTLGVAHLSGKLGARLLSSQEDRRLVRLAALLHDIGHGPFSHVSESVLKRFYDKDKVKLDKGQQIHEHLTISLIKHNEDLDRLISDTERDYISGLLCGQWGSKILKDIVSGPLDADKLDYLLRDSYYCGVKYGIYDLDRLLATFKTLDDANDYAIGIQEDGVHSLEQFFLAKFYMTTQVYRHRIRLITDQMITRALVLGIEQDDLEFLKRPYTYDGSKEHADEWVRWDDEKLIHEICRPEAKNGLAKRIFTDLRERRLHKRVFHVNLKDIENPGVRVALAQDGQFASLRDRLERDVAAYLSVDHYAIIALSYRVQSIREDDEPSIGDCVVIKSDGRPLFRTESTLYRSIDAAQKDEYLEVFAPVTFKDEADQRKRLQTYNTAIREIVDNLLNPPSLP; translated from the coding sequence TTGAGGGAATTACGCGACCCGATTCACGGGTTTATTGCCCTCGAATCACGCGAAGAGAACAACATAGTCGATTCCAAGGTGTTTCAGAGACTCAGGAGAATCAAGCAACTGGCAATGGCTTCTCTGGTCTACCCTGGGGCCCTTCACACCAGGTTTGAGCACACCCTGGGTGTGGCTCATCTTTCGGGCAAGCTAGGTGCGAGACTTCTTAGTTCCCAAGAGGACCGGCGGCTTGTTCGGCTAGCAGCCTTGCTCCATGACATTGGACACGGCCCTTTCTCGCACGTGTCCGAGAGCGTGCTGAAAAGATTCTACGATAAGGACAAGGTCAAGCTGGACAAGGGGCAGCAGATTCACGAGCACCTAACCATCTCGCTAATCAAGCACAATGAGGATCTTGACCGGCTCATCAGCGATACTGAGCGGGACTACATCAGCGGCCTACTCTGTGGGCAGTGGGGATCGAAGATACTCAAGGACATTGTGTCTGGCCCGCTCGACGCCGACAAGTTGGACTACCTCCTGCGCGATAGCTACTACTGCGGTGTGAAGTATGGAATCTACGACCTTGACCGACTGTTGGCAACGTTCAAGACCCTTGATGACGCTAATGACTACGCGATTGGCATTCAAGAGGATGGAGTTCATTCCCTGGAGCAGTTCTTCCTAGCCAAGTTCTACATGACCACGCAAGTGTACCGCCACCGGATTCGCCTCATAACGGATCAGATGATTACCCGAGCTCTTGTGCTGGGTATAGAACAGGACGACCTTGAGTTCTTGAAACGCCCTTATACATACGATGGTTCGAAAGAGCATGCCGACGAATGGGTGAGATGGGACGACGAGAAGCTGATTCATGAGATTTGCCGACCAGAGGCCAAGAATGGGCTAGCCAAGAGAATCTTCACCGACCTCCGCGAACGTCGTCTCCATAAACGAGTTTTCCATGTCAACCTCAAAGATATAGAGAACCCGGGAGTCCGTGTTGCTCTCGCCCAGGACGGGCAGTTCGCCTCCCTTCGTGATCGACTGGAACGGGATGTTGCAGCCTACCTTTCGGTTGACCATTATGCGATAATCGCTTTGAGTTATAGAGTCCAGTCAATCAGAGAGGATGATGAACCCTCAATCGGCGACTGCGTAGTAATCAAGTCTGATGGTAGGCCCCTATTTAGGACGGAGTCCACGCTTTACCGGTCAATCGATGCGGCCCAGAAGGACGAGTATTTGGAGGTATTCGCGCCCGTCACCTTCAAGGACGAAGCCGATCAGCGGAAGCGACTACAGACATATAACACGGCCATCAGGGAGATAGTTGACAACCTGCTGAACCCACCCAGTTTACCGTGA
- a CDS encoding 6-phospho-beta-glucosidase, whose protein sequence is MKLAVIGGGSSYTPELIEGLIKNRDALPVTELALVDVANDEAQFKVGVIADLTRRMLRRAGLDVAVSATTERRAAIEGAAYVVTQFRVGGLAARARDERLPLKYGVIGQETTGPGGFAKALRTIPVILEVCRDIRELAPDAWLVNFTNPSGIITEAVVKHGGGVKVAGLCNVPIGMLRGAAQFAGVEPERVRMDFCGLNHLTWARRIYLDGNDITEFALAQLASAAEAGLLPPDYAFSPRWLRTLGMLPCPYLRYYYETQRMLEEEQKAAAEGGEGTRAQVVQAVEKTLFQKYQDPDLAEKPEELSKRGGAYYSEVAVNLMTAIETDRCDIHIVNVRNDGTISGLSDNIVVEVPSVVGRDGPKPIAVGQVEPKIRGLIQVVKAYEELTVQAGAFGDRAAALAALATHPLVPDERVAEKLLDEILAVNAEHLPQFR, encoded by the coding sequence ATGAAACTCGCCGTCATCGGGGGCGGCTCCAGCTACACCCCCGAACTCATCGAAGGCCTGATCAAGAACCGCGACGCTCTACCCGTCACCGAGTTGGCCCTGGTCGACGTGGCCAATGACGAGGCCCAGTTCAAGGTGGGAGTCATCGCCGACCTGACCCGGCGGATGTTGCGCCGGGCCGGGCTGGACGTCGCGGTGTCGGCCACGACCGAGCGCCGGGCGGCCATCGAGGGAGCGGCCTACGTCGTCACCCAGTTCCGGGTCGGCGGTCTGGCGGCCAGGGCCCGCGACGAGCGCCTTCCCCTCAAGTACGGGGTCATCGGCCAGGAGACGACCGGTCCGGGCGGCTTCGCCAAAGCCCTGAGGACCATCCCGGTCATTCTCGAGGTCTGCCGGGATATCCGCGAGCTGGCCCCCGACGCCTGGCTGGTCAACTTCACCAATCCCTCGGGGATCATCACCGAGGCCGTCGTCAAGCACGGCGGCGGGGTCAAGGTGGCGGGGCTCTGCAACGTGCCCATCGGCATGCTCCGGGGGGCGGCCCAGTTCGCCGGGGTCGAACCGGAACGGGTCCGGATGGACTTCTGCGGCCTCAACCACCTGACCTGGGCCCGTCGGATCTACCTCGACGGCAACGACATCACTGAGTTCGCCCTGGCCCAGTTGGCGTCGGCGGCCGAGGCCGGCCTCCTTCCGCCGGACTACGCCTTCAGCCCCCGTTGGCTGCGCACGCTGGGCATGTTACCCTGCCCGTACCTCCGTTACTACTATGAGACCCAACGGATGCTGGAAGAGGAACAGAAGGCCGCGGCCGAGGGCGGGGAGGGCACCCGAGCCCAGGTCGTCCAGGCCGTCGAGAAGACCCTCTTCCAGAAGTACCAGGACCCCGATTTGGCCGAAAAACCGGAGGAGTTGTCCAAGCGGGGCGGGGCCTACTATTCGGAAGTGGCGGTGAACCTGATGACCGCCATCGAGACCGACCGCTGCGACATTCACATCGTCAATGTCCGCAACGACGGGACCATCTCCGGTCTTTCGGACAACATCGTCGTCGAGGTCCCTTCCGTCGTCGGCCGGGATGGCCCGAAGCCCATCGCCGTCGGCCAGGTCGAGCCCAAGATCCGCGGGCTGATCCAGGTGGTCAAGGCCTATGAGGAGCTGACCGTCCAGGCCGGCGCCTTCGGTGACCGGGCAGCGGCCCTGGCCGCCCTGGCGACCCACCCGCTCGTGCCCGACGAGCGGGTGGCCGAGAAGCTGCTCGATGAGATCCTCGCCGTGAACGCCGAGCATCTGCCGCAGTTCAGATGA
- a CDS encoding ornithine cyclodeaminase: protein MRYLSGKDLRGLISMGEAIDAVRSGFSALSAGNSITPLRTPIAAGRHGTVLVMPVYLPRENTTTVKVVSLCPGNVARGLPLLQALVQVFDGETGTPLAVIEGAGLTRLRTGAASGLATDLLARADSHTAAIIGAGVQGASQLEAVCAVRPITEAWAYDPDRTRLEAFCAHLSDVLRRPVRPAGTVHEALAGADVVCTATTSSQPVIPDAAVRAGTHVNAVGAYRPEARELPGELIRRSRVFVDSIDACLEEAGDLLIPIKQGLITREHLAGEIGQLVNGTVSGRLDDRQVTVFKSVGVAVQDGAVAAIVARQAELLGIGIALPI from the coding sequence TTGCGCTACCTGTCCGGGAAGGACCTCCGGGGCCTGATCTCCATGGGCGAAGCCATCGACGCGGTGCGCTCAGGCTTCTCGGCCCTGTCGGCCGGCAATTCGATCACCCCGCTGCGCACGCCGATCGCCGCCGGTCGCCACGGCACCGTCCTGGTGATGCCGGTCTACCTTCCCCGCGAAAACACGACGACGGTCAAGGTCGTCTCCCTGTGCCCGGGGAACGTGGCCCGCGGCCTTCCTCTATTGCAGGCCCTCGTTCAGGTCTTTGACGGCGAGACCGGGACGCCGCTGGCGGTCATCGAGGGCGCCGGCCTGACCAGGCTCAGGACGGGAGCGGCCTCGGGCCTGGCCACCGACCTGCTGGCCAGGGCCGACAGTCACACAGCGGCGATCATCGGGGCCGGCGTCCAGGGGGCGTCGCAGTTGGAGGCGGTCTGCGCGGTGAGGCCGATCACCGAAGCCTGGGCCTACGATCCAGATCGGACCAGACTCGAGGCCTTCTGCGCGCACCTGTCCGACGTGCTCCGTCGGCCCGTCCGGCCAGCCGGCACCGTCCACGAGGCGCTGGCCGGGGCCGACGTCGTCTGCACGGCGACCACCTCGTCACAGCCGGTCATCCCGGACGCTGCGGTCAGGGCGGGAACCCACGTCAACGCGGTCGGTGCCTATCGGCCCGAGGCCCGTGAGCTGCCGGGGGAACTCATCCGGCGAAGCCGGGTCTTCGTCGACTCTATCGACGCCTGCCTGGAGGAGGCGGGCGACCTTCTGATCCCCATCAAGCAAGGCCTGATCACCCGGGAGCACCTGGCCGGGGAGATCGGGCAACTGGTCAATGGCACCGTGAGCGGCCGCCTTGACGACCGCCAGGTGACTGTGTTCAAGTCGGTCGGGGTGGCCGTGCAGGACGGGGCGGTGGCCGCGATCGTCGCCCGCCAGGCGGAACTCCTCGGGATCGGGATCGCGCTGCCGATCTGA
- a CDS encoding FCD domain-containing protein, which yields MKLGVQDVADVLEVREVLEGLAASKAASQATQEDIAELRRLIGLMEKAVKNADYYEYNSFNRCFHEAIITASRNAKVIDALATIRAQLVQVHVRGLLMPGRAQHSLEEHQRLLAAIQKHDPAAAEAAARAHVQNHMQATLSALQRGVAI from the coding sequence ATGAAGCTGGGGGTCCAGGACGTCGCCGACGTCCTCGAGGTCCGCGAGGTCCTCGAAGGGCTGGCCGCTTCGAAGGCCGCCTCCCAGGCCACCCAGGAGGATATCGCCGAGTTGCGACGCTTGATCGGGCTGATGGAGAAGGCCGTCAAGAACGCCGACTACTATGAGTACAACAGCTTCAACCGGTGTTTCCACGAGGCCATCATCACCGCCAGCCGGAACGCCAAGGTCATCGATGCCCTGGCCACCATCCGGGCCCAACTGGTCCAGGTCCACGTGCGCGGCCTGCTCATGCCCGGCCGTGCCCAGCACTCGTTGGAAGAGCACCAGAGGCTTCTCGCGGCCATCCAGAAACACGACCCCGCGGCGGCGGAAGCGGCCGCCCGTGCCCATGTCCAGAACCACATGCAGGCGACCCTGTCGGCCCTGCAGCGAGGGGTGGCCATCTAA
- a CDS encoding 4Fe-4S double cluster binding domain-containing protein, translating into MRWSTGSSAGPTPCRLLVITPDHGPRVRFATVLTDAPLTAGKPRPEGCGSCDACIKACPAGAFTGRSFDPGEERGRRKDSWGVKENGNLCGICVLTCPYGRRRQPADPAPAR; encoded by the coding sequence ATGAGATGGTCAACGGGATCCTCAGCCGGGCCTACGCCGTGTCGGCTTCTGGTCATCACCCCCGACCATGGCCCGCGGGTCCGCTTCGCCACCGTCCTCACCGACGCCCCCCTGACCGCCGGGAAGCCCCGACCGGAAGGATGCGGCTCCTGTGACGCCTGCATCAAGGCTTGCCCGGCGGGTGCCTTCACCGGCCGCTCCTTCGATCCCGGCGAGGAACGCGGGCGGCGCAAGGATAGTTGGGGGGTCAAGGAGAACGGTAATCTATGTGGAATCTGTGTGCTGACCTGCCCCTACGGGCGGCGGCGCCAACCGGCCGACCCGGCGCCGGCCCGCTAG